A genomic window from Cupriavidus metallidurans CH34 includes:
- a CDS encoding polyhydroxyalkanoate depolymerase gives MLYQLHEFQRTMLNPLTAWAQATAKTFTNPLSPLSLVPGAPRLAAGYELLYRLGKAYEKPEFNIKSVRSNGRDIPIVEQTILDKPFCKLVRFKRYADDPDTIKLLKDEPVVLVCAPLSGHHSTLLRDTVRTLLQDHKVYVTDWVDARMVPVEHGEFHLSDYIRYIQEFIRHIGAENLNVISVCQPTVPVLAAISLMASAGEKTPRTMTMMGGPIDARKSATAVNSLATNKSYEWFENNVIYTVPANYPGHGRRVYPGFLQHAGFVAMNPDRHVSSHYDYYLSLVQGGSDDAEAHVKFYDEYNAVLDMAAEYYLETIRTVFQEFRLANGTWVVDGEPVRPQDIKSTALLTIEGELDDISGAGQTAAAHDLCTGIAKTRKQHLTAEKCGHYGIFSGRRWRDSVYPELRDFIRKYRA, from the coding sequence ATGCTTTATCAACTGCATGAATTCCAGCGCACGATGCTGAACCCGCTTACCGCGTGGGCCCAAGCGACTGCAAAGACATTTACGAACCCCCTCAGCCCCCTTTCACTGGTCCCCGGCGCCCCTCGGCTGGCAGCAGGCTACGAACTGCTGTACCGATTGGGAAAAGCCTACGAAAAGCCGGAATTCAACATCAAATCCGTCCGTTCGAATGGCCGCGACATTCCGATCGTCGAACAAACCATCCTGGACAAGCCGTTCTGCAAGCTGGTGCGCTTCAAGCGCTATGCGGACGATCCGGACACCATCAAGCTGCTCAAGGACGAGCCGGTCGTGCTGGTCTGCGCGCCGCTGTCCGGTCACCACTCCACGCTGCTGCGCGATACCGTGCGTACTTTGCTGCAGGACCACAAAGTCTATGTGACCGACTGGGTGGACGCCCGCATGGTGCCGGTGGAGCATGGTGAGTTCCATCTGTCCGACTACATCCGTTACATCCAGGAGTTCATCCGTCACATTGGCGCGGAGAACCTGAATGTGATCTCCGTGTGCCAGCCGACTGTGCCGGTGCTCGCCGCGATCTCGCTGATGGCGTCGGCAGGTGAGAAGACCCCGCGCACCATGACGATGATGGGTGGCCCGATCGATGCGCGAAAGAGCGCAACGGCGGTCAACTCGCTCGCCACCAACAAGTCCTACGAGTGGTTCGAGAACAACGTCATCTACACGGTGCCGGCCAACTACCCGGGCCACGGCCGCCGCGTCTATCCAGGCTTCCTGCAGCACGCTGGCTTCGTGGCGATGAACCCGGACCGCCATGTGTCATCGCACTATGACTACTACCTGAGCCTGGTCCAGGGCGGGTCCGACGACGCCGAGGCGCACGTCAAGTTCTATGACGAGTACAACGCCGTGCTCGACATGGCGGCCGAGTACTACCTTGAGACGATTCGCACGGTGTTCCAGGAATTCCGCCTGGCCAATGGCACGTGGGTCGTCGACGGCGAGCCCGTGCGTCCGCAGGACATCAAGAGCACTGCCCTGCTGACGATCGAAGGCGAGCTCGACGATATTTCGGGCGCCGGCCAGACCGCTGCCGCGCACGACTTGTGCACCGGTATCGCGAAAACCCGCAAGCAACACCTGACCGCCGAGAAATGCGGCCACTACGGGATTTTCTCGGGCCGCCGCTGGCGCGATAGCGTCTATCCGGAACTGCGCGATTTCATCCGCAAGTACCGCGCCTGA
- a CDS encoding malonic semialdehyde reductase, whose translation MKSVDQAVLAQLFTEARTHNVWQDKHVDDALLKQIYEAMKFGPTAANGSPARIVFVKSAAEKARLVECVSAGNADKTRSAPVTAIIAFDRNFHDQLPKLFPHADARSWYAGNDEKIARDALMNSSLQGGYFILAARALGLDCGPMAGFDADKLNATFFPDGKWAVNFLVNLGYGEADKLFPRGPRLTFDEACRIV comes from the coding sequence ATGAAATCCGTCGATCAGGCAGTCCTTGCACAATTGTTCACTGAAGCCCGCACCCACAACGTGTGGCAAGACAAGCATGTGGATGATGCGCTGCTGAAGCAGATCTACGAAGCGATGAAATTCGGTCCGACCGCCGCAAATGGCTCGCCGGCACGCATCGTGTTCGTGAAGTCGGCGGCCGAGAAGGCCCGTCTGGTCGAGTGCGTATCGGCTGGCAATGCTGACAAGACTCGCTCGGCGCCGGTGACCGCGATCATCGCGTTTGACCGCAACTTCCACGACCAGCTGCCGAAGCTGTTCCCGCACGCCGATGCGCGTTCGTGGTACGCCGGCAACGACGAGAAGATTGCCCGTGACGCGCTGATGAACAGCTCGCTGCAAGGTGGCTACTTCATCCTGGCCGCCCGCGCACTGGGTCTGGACTGCGGCCCGATGGCGGGTTTCGATGCCGACAAGCTCAACGCCACGTTCTTCCCCGACGGCAAGTGGGCGGTCAACTTCCTGGTGAACCTGGGCTATGGCGAGGCCGACAAGCTGTTCCCGCGTGGTCCGCGCCTGACGTTCGACGAAGCCTGCCGCATCGTCTGA
- a CDS encoding TetR family transcriptional regulator: MSNEPRTKRDPEGTRRRILAAATEEFAKGGLAGARVDQIARRAETNERMLYYYYGSKEGLFLAVLEKQYAEFRADEERLHITDEDPVAAVRTLARFVWDWYYKHPEFIRLVNSENLHEARHLKKSAQLHQLVNPVVDVLADIIKRGQKRGLFRDDIDVPQFYLTISALGYYVLSNRYTISAVIGRDVASEEEHDRFADLHTEMLLSYLKR; the protein is encoded by the coding sequence ATGTCAAACGAGCCAAGAACCAAGCGGGACCCCGAGGGCACGCGCCGGCGCATTCTGGCTGCGGCCACGGAAGAGTTTGCCAAGGGCGGGCTGGCCGGCGCGCGCGTCGACCAGATCGCACGCCGTGCCGAGACCAACGAGCGGATGCTGTATTACTACTACGGCAGCAAGGAGGGCTTGTTCCTGGCGGTGCTCGAAAAGCAGTATGCGGAATTTCGCGCGGACGAGGAGCGTCTCCACATCACCGACGAAGACCCGGTTGCCGCCGTCCGCACGCTGGCCCGCTTCGTCTGGGACTGGTATTACAAGCATCCGGAGTTTATCCGGCTGGTGAACAGCGAGAACCTGCACGAGGCGCGGCACCTGAAGAAGTCCGCGCAATTGCATCAGCTCGTCAACCCGGTGGTCGACGTGCTGGCCGACATCATCAAGCGAGGACAGAAGCGGGGCCTGTTCCGCGATGACATCGACGTGCCGCAGTTCTATCTGACCATCTCGGCGCTCGGCTATTACGTGCTGTCGAATCGTTACACGATCAGTGCCGTGATCGGCCGGGACGTGGCCTCGGAGGAGGAGCACGATCGCTTTGCCGATCTGCATACCGAGATGCTGCTGTCGTACCTGAAGCGCTGA
- the nth gene encoding endonuclease III: protein MNSAKCRAIFETLREVNPTPTTELEYSSPFELLIAVLLSAQATDVGVNKATRLLFPVAHSPQQILALGEAGLIDYIKTIGLYKTKAKHVMETCRILVEKYDGKVPPVREALESLPGVGRKTANVVLNVAFGQPTIAVDTHIFRVSNRTGLAPGKNPDAVEQKLLKVVPKEFLHDAHHWLILHGRYVCKARKPECWHCAIEPLCEFKEKTPAPKQ from the coding sequence ATGAACTCCGCCAAGTGCCGCGCCATCTTCGAAACCCTGCGTGAGGTCAATCCGACGCCGACCACGGAGCTGGAGTACAGCTCGCCGTTCGAATTGCTGATCGCGGTGCTGCTCTCCGCGCAGGCCACCGATGTCGGCGTCAACAAGGCCACGCGCCTGCTGTTCCCGGTTGCGCATTCGCCGCAGCAGATCCTGGCGCTTGGCGAGGCGGGCCTGATCGACTACATCAAGACGATCGGCCTCTACAAGACCAAGGCCAAGCACGTAATGGAAACGTGCCGCATTCTTGTGGAGAAGTACGACGGCAAGGTGCCGCCGGTGCGCGAGGCGCTGGAGTCGCTGCCCGGCGTCGGCCGCAAGACGGCAAACGTGGTGCTCAACGTTGCGTTCGGCCAGCCGACGATCGCCGTGGACACGCACATTTTCCGCGTATCGAACCGTACTGGCCTGGCGCCCGGCAAGAATCCCGATGCAGTGGAGCAGAAGCTGCTGAAGGTCGTGCCGAAAGAATTCCTGCACGATGCGCACCACTGGCTGATCCTGCATGGTCGCTACGTGTGCAAGGCGCGCAAGCCCGAGTGCTGGCACTGCGCGATCGAACCCCTCTGCGAGTTCAAGGAAAAAACGCCCGCGCCCAAGCAGTAA
- a CDS encoding alpha/beta fold hydrolase has protein sequence MNALLSVVVAVVGLLVLIGLALFLYTWRTTRKIEAALPPTGRFIDVPGAQLHVVERGTGPAILLVHGLSGQLGNFDYGMIEPLARDFRVVAIDRPAAGYSTRAPGTPADLPAQADTLAALIDKLGLDKPLVVGHSLGGAIALTLASRHPERVGGLALIAPLTHPPEHISPVFEAMTIPSAWKRKLLAWTLLIPMSIRNREQVMDIVFGPDRAPDDFPMRGGGLLAMRPSHFLGASEDLIGAASSLPAVVPHYGTLRMPIHVLYGREDRILDYKLNGEAFAAKVPGARLTLVSGGHMLPVTAIDTSVDFVRNAALQLHEPVSA, from the coding sequence GTGAACGCCCTGCTCTCCGTCGTCGTCGCCGTCGTTGGGCTGCTGGTACTGATCGGCCTCGCGCTGTTCCTGTACACGTGGCGCACCACCCGGAAGATCGAAGCCGCCTTGCCGCCGACCGGGCGTTTCATTGACGTCCCTGGCGCGCAGTTGCATGTTGTCGAGCGCGGCACTGGCCCCGCCATACTGCTGGTGCATGGCCTGTCCGGCCAGCTTGGCAACTTCGATTACGGGATGATCGAACCGCTCGCCCGCGATTTCCGGGTGGTGGCCATCGACCGGCCTGCCGCCGGATACTCGACGCGCGCGCCCGGCACCCCTGCCGACCTGCCGGCGCAGGCCGACACGCTGGCCGCCCTGATCGACAAGTTGGGCCTCGACAAGCCACTGGTGGTCGGCCACTCGCTGGGTGGCGCGATTGCGCTGACCCTGGCGAGTCGCCACCCCGAGCGTGTGGGCGGCCTGGCCCTGATCGCCCCGCTGACGCATCCGCCCGAGCATATCTCGCCCGTGTTCGAGGCAATGACGATCCCGAGCGCATGGAAGCGAAAGCTGCTGGCGTGGACACTACTGATCCCGATGTCGATCAGGAATCGCGAGCAGGTCATGGACATCGTCTTCGGCCCCGACCGCGCGCCCGACGACTTCCCCATGCGCGGCGGCGGCCTGCTGGCAATGCGCCCGAGCCATTTCCTTGGTGCCTCGGAAGACCTGATCGGCGCAGCCTCGAGCCTGCCTGCCGTCGTGCCGCACTATGGCACGCTGAGGATGCCGATCCACGTCCTTTACGGCCGCGAGGACCGCATCCTCGACTACAAGCTGAACGGCGAGGCATTCGCCGCGAAGGTCCCTGGCGCCAGGCTGACATTGGTAAGCGGAGGGCATATGCTGCCAGTTACCGCGATCGATACCAGCGTGGATTTTGTCCGAAACGCGGCACTGCAACTGCACGAGCCAGTGTCCGCCTGA
- a CDS encoding Coq4 family protein, which translates to MAASTGFNPYKRDLPTAFDAIRKLLADGHDTEQVFRIMRALNGPSMPKNYSRLLSTPEGRRLAYLREELAERLCDPTYIASFAPGTVGAAYRGFLEKTGYSADGLAKVSNLNQEPVVEDAYMWFGRRTRDIHDIWHVLTGYRADESLGEAALVAFSYAQTGGKGWAFIAVAAALKSWRLTGSLAFARAVLEGYRLGKRAKWLLAEDYDVLLNEPIDAARERLGISEAKRYLACNPMEEWSA; encoded by the coding sequence ATGGCCGCTTCGACCGGTTTCAACCCTTACAAGCGGGACTTGCCCACCGCCTTCGATGCCATCCGCAAACTGCTGGCGGACGGCCACGACACGGAGCAGGTCTTCCGCATCATGCGGGCGCTCAACGGCCCGAGCATGCCGAAGAACTACAGCCGTCTGCTGAGCACGCCGGAAGGCCGCCGCCTTGCTTACCTGCGAGAAGAACTGGCCGAGCGACTCTGCGATCCCACATACATCGCCAGCTTTGCCCCGGGAACGGTCGGCGCGGCGTACCGTGGTTTTCTCGAAAAGACTGGCTATAGCGCGGATGGGTTGGCGAAGGTCTCGAACCTGAACCAGGAACCGGTGGTCGAGGACGCGTATATGTGGTTCGGTCGGCGCACACGGGACATCCACGATATCTGGCACGTGTTGACCGGCTACCGTGCCGATGAAAGTCTCGGCGAGGCGGCGCTGGTCGCATTCAGCTATGCGCAGACCGGCGGCAAGGGCTGGGCCTTCATCGCGGTCGCCGCTGCCCTGAAGAGCTGGCGGCTGACCGGCAGCCTCGCGTTCGCGCGCGCAGTGCTCGAAGGCTACCGCCTGGGCAAGCGGGCGAAGTGGCTGCTGGCCGAAGACTACGATGTGCTGCTGAACGAGCCGATCGACGCGGCCCGGGAGCGGCTTGGCATCTCGGAAGCAAAGCGATACCTCGCCTGCAATCCGATGGAGGAATGGTCGGCCTGA
- a CDS encoding TetR/AcrR family transcriptional regulator — MAPMTTELSPARRYRGAEAEERRAQRRGQLIAAAVQVYGERGYQNATVKAVCEAAGLTERYFYESFANSEALLLASFQTVTDLLLQKIELAGEAAGGDGEHRALAILRAYFGTLQCEPRSARVFLVEIRGVSKLVDEALGLSLRDFGGLLARVLMPEGKEPDPMLLAGVAGGIIHVALHWIRHGYAPDVDTVAATALQLALVLKDRQRS; from the coding sequence ATGGCGCCCATGACTACCGAGCTCTCTCCCGCGCGCCGCTACCGTGGCGCCGAAGCCGAAGAACGGCGCGCCCAGCGCCGCGGGCAACTTATTGCCGCGGCCGTACAGGTCTATGGCGAGCGCGGCTACCAGAACGCGACAGTCAAGGCCGTTTGTGAGGCCGCCGGTCTTACCGAGCGGTACTTCTACGAGTCATTCGCCAACAGCGAGGCCTTGCTGCTGGCGTCGTTTCAAACAGTCACGGACCTGTTGCTGCAGAAGATCGAACTGGCCGGCGAAGCGGCCGGCGGCGATGGCGAGCACCGCGCATTGGCGATATTGCGTGCCTACTTCGGCACGCTGCAGTGCGAGCCCCGCTCGGCGCGGGTCTTTCTGGTGGAGATCCGGGGTGTCAGCAAACTGGTGGATGAGGCGCTCGGCCTCTCGCTGCGCGATTTCGGCGGGCTGCTGGCGCGTGTGCTGATGCCGGAAGGCAAAGAGCCGGATCCGATGCTGCTGGCCGGTGTGGCTGGCGGCATCATTCATGTGGCGCTGCACTGGATCCGTCACGGCTATGCGCCCGATGTCGATACCGTTGCGGCGACGGCGCTGCAGCTGGCGCTGGTGCTGAAGGATCGTCAGCGTTCCTGA
- a CDS encoding flavin-containing monooxygenase, translated as MTAPTSDDAVLDVLIVGAGLSGIGAARQLQDRCPGKRYAILEARQAMGGTWDLFRYPGIRSDSDMYTLGYRFKPWRGAKAIADGPSILSYIRETADEAGITKHIRYGHKVVSAAWDSRSACWTIEAERTADGSRVRLRAHFLYVCAGYYSYAEGHRPTFPGEENFRGRMVHPQFWDPSIDYAGKRVVVIGSGATAVTLVPSMSQTAAHVTMLQRSPTYIVTRPGQDAIAHKLRRMLPEGLAYAATRWKNVLLGMFFFQLARRKPEKVKARMIGMAAEQLAPGYDVDTHFTPRYKPWDQRVCLVPDGDLFREIREGRASIVTDTIERFTEDGIVLASGQTLPADIVVMATGLKLNMLGDIVVTVDGVPRRPAEAMAYKGMMLSDVPNLVLAFGYTNASWTLKADLTAEYVCRLLRYMDRHGYRSAVPHVDPTVQTMPFLDFSSGYVQRAASVLPRQGDRRPWRVYQNYFMDMMTIRHGRIADGVLQFDRQGAATLPQEDALAEVQS; from the coding sequence ATGACCGCCCCCACTTCTGATGACGCAGTCCTTGATGTTCTGATCGTCGGCGCCGGCCTGTCCGGTATCGGCGCCGCCCGACAATTGCAGGACCGCTGCCCCGGCAAGCGCTACGCCATCCTGGAAGCCCGGCAGGCCATGGGCGGTACCTGGGATCTGTTCCGCTACCCGGGCATCCGTTCCGACTCGGACATGTACACCCTGGGGTACCGCTTCAAGCCCTGGAGAGGCGCCAAGGCAATTGCCGATGGCCCGTCGATCCTGTCGTACATTCGCGAGACCGCCGACGAGGCGGGTATCACAAAGCACATCCGCTACGGGCACAAGGTGGTCAGCGCGGCTTGGGATAGCCGCTCTGCCTGCTGGACGATCGAGGCCGAGCGCACCGCCGATGGCAGCCGGGTCCGCCTGCGCGCGCATTTCCTTTACGTCTGCGCCGGCTACTACAGCTACGCGGAGGGACACCGGCCAACGTTTCCGGGCGAGGAGAACTTCCGTGGCCGCATGGTGCATCCACAGTTCTGGGACCCGTCGATCGACTATGCCGGCAAACGCGTGGTGGTAATCGGCAGCGGCGCTACGGCCGTCACGCTGGTACCGTCCATGTCGCAAACCGCGGCCCACGTGACGATGCTGCAGCGGTCGCCCACGTATATCGTCACGCGTCCAGGCCAGGATGCGATCGCTCACAAGCTGCGCCGGATGCTGCCCGAAGGGCTGGCCTACGCGGCCACGCGCTGGAAGAACGTGCTGCTGGGGATGTTCTTCTTCCAGCTTGCCCGCCGCAAACCCGAGAAGGTCAAGGCCCGGATGATCGGCATGGCGGCCGAGCAGCTTGCGCCCGGCTATGACGTCGACACCCATTTCACGCCGCGCTACAAGCCGTGGGACCAGCGCGTCTGCCTGGTGCCCGACGGCGACCTGTTCCGCGAGATCCGCGAGGGCCGCGCCTCGATCGTGACCGACACCATCGAGCGTTTCACCGAGGACGGCATCGTGCTGGCCTCGGGTCAGACCTTGCCGGCCGACATCGTGGTGATGGCCACCGGCCTGAAGCTGAACATGCTGGGCGACATCGTCGTCACCGTGGATGGCGTGCCGCGCCGCCCGGCCGAGGCGATGGCCTACAAAGGCATGATGCTCAGCGATGTGCCCAATCTCGTGCTGGCCTTCGGCTACACCAATGCATCGTGGACGCTCAAGGCGGACCTGACCGCCGAATACGTCTGCCGGCTGCTGCGTTACATGGATCGCCACGGCTACCGCTCCGCCGTGCCGCACGTTGATCCAACCGTGCAGACCATGCCATTCCTCGACTTCTCTTCGGGCTACGTGCAACGCGCCGCCAGCGTGCTGCCCCGGCAGGGCGACCGCCGGCCGTGGCGCGTCTACCAGAACTACTTCATGGATATGATGACCATTCGCCATGGCCGCATCGCGGATGGCGTGCTGCAGTTTGATAGACAAGGCGCCGCGACCTTGCCGCAGGAAGATGCCCTGGCGGAGGTGCAGTCGTGA
- the rsxB gene encoding electron transport complex subunit RsxB, translated as MTTTPSAAASLADRLEALLPQTQCTKCGFDGCRPYAEAMARGEAASNRCPPGGAEGIVRLSAVLGVAPQPLDPERGVEQPRAVARIEESLCIGCTLCIQACPVDAIVGAPKQMHTVLPDWCTGCDLCVTPCPVDCIEMIPVTGEQTGWAAWSQEQADAAHARYAARGVRLVREREENDARLAAKAAAKLEALQAEPVANTAEQEAQARKKAIIQAAIERARQKQAAARPLNTENVSPAVQAQIDAAEARRAKLGMTTHEPAGEQGNKQENKQDNNNPST; from the coding sequence GTGACTACCACCCCCTCAGCCGCCGCCAGCCTGGCGGATCGCCTTGAAGCCCTGCTGCCACAAACCCAATGCACCAAGTGCGGGTTCGATGGCTGCCGCCCCTACGCCGAAGCCATGGCGCGCGGTGAAGCGGCAAGCAACCGTTGCCCCCCGGGCGGCGCCGAAGGCATCGTGCGGCTGTCAGCGGTGCTCGGCGTCGCGCCACAGCCGCTCGACCCGGAACGCGGCGTGGAGCAACCCCGCGCGGTCGCCCGGATCGAAGAATCGCTCTGTATCGGCTGCACGCTGTGTATCCAGGCCTGCCCAGTCGATGCCATCGTCGGTGCGCCCAAGCAGATGCACACCGTCCTGCCAGACTGGTGCACGGGCTGCGACTTGTGCGTGACGCCCTGCCCGGTCGACTGCATCGAGATGATTCCGGTCACCGGCGAGCAAACGGGATGGGCTGCGTGGTCACAGGAACAGGCCGACGCGGCACACGCGCGCTACGCCGCACGCGGCGTGCGGCTGGTGCGGGAGCGCGAGGAAAACGATGCAAGGCTGGCCGCCAAGGCCGCGGCCAAACTCGAGGCGCTGCAGGCCGAGCCCGTCGCCAACACCGCGGAACAGGAAGCCCAGGCGCGCAAGAAGGCGATCATCCAGGCGGCCATTGAACGCGCGCGACAGAAGCAGGCTGCGGCCCGGCCGCTCAACACTGAGAACGTTTCGCCGGCCGTCCAGGCGCAGATCGACGCTGCCGAAGCACGGCGGGCAAAGCTTGGCATGACCACGCACGAACCGGCCGGCGAGCAGGGCAACAAACAGGAAAACAAGCAGGACAACAACAACCCTTCGACATGA